One window of Saimiri boliviensis isolate mSaiBol1 chromosome 4, mSaiBol1.pri, whole genome shotgun sequence genomic DNA carries:
- the KLC4 gene encoding kinesin light chain 4, translating to MSGLVLGQRDEPAGHRLSQEEILGSTRLVSQGLEALHSEHQAVLQSLSQTIECLQGDHEEGLVHEKARQLRRSMENIELGLSEAQVMLALASHLTTVESEKQKLRAQVRRLCQENQWLRDELAGTQQRLQRSEQAVAQLEEEKKHLEFLGQLRQYDEDGHTMEEKEGDATKDSLDDLFPNEEEEDPSNGLSRGQGAAAAQQGGYEIPARLRTLHNLVIQYAAQGRYEVAVPLCKQALEDLERTSGRGHPDVATMLNILALVYRDQNKYKEAAHLLNDALSIRESTLGPDHPAVAATLNNLAVLYGKRGKYKEAEPLCQRALEIREKVLGTNHPDVAKQLNNLALLCQNQGKYEAVERHYQRALAIYEGQLGPDNPNVARTKNNLASCYLKQGKYAEAETLYKEILTRAHVQEFGSVDDDHKPIWMHAEEREEMSKSRHHEGGTPYAEYGGWYKACKVSSPTVNTTLRNLGALYRRQGKLEAAETLEECALRSRKQGTDPISQTKVAELLGESDSRRTSQEGPGDSVKFEGGEDASVAVEWSGDGSGTLQRSGSLGKIRDVLRRSSELLVRKLQGTEPRPSSSNMKRAASLNYLNQPRAAPLQVSRGLSASTMDLSSSS from the exons ATGTCAGGCCTGGTGTTGGGGCAGCGAGATGAGCCTGCAGGGCACCGGCTCAGCCAAGAAGAGATCCTGGGCAGCACACGGCTGGTGAGCCAAGGACTAGAGGCCCTACACAGCGAACATCAGGCTGTGCTGCAAAGCCTGTCCCAGACCATTGAGTGTCTGCAGGGAGACCATGAGGAAGGGCTGGTGCATGAGAAGGCCCGGCAGCTTCGCCGTTCTATGGAAAACATTGAGCTCGGGCTGAGTGAGGCCCAG GTGATGCTGGCTCTAGCTAGCCATTTGACCACAGTGGAGTCAGAGAAACAGAAGCTGCGGGCTCAGGTGCGGCGGCTATGCCAGGAGAACCAGTGGCTGCGGGATGAGCTGGCTGGCACCCAGCAGCGGCTACAGCGCAGTGAACAGGCTGTGGCTCAgctggaggaggaaaagaagcacCTGGAGTTTCTGGGGCAGCTGCGGCAGTATGATGAGGATGGACACACCATG gaggagaaagaaggtgaTGCCACCAAGGATTCTCTGGATGACCTCTTCCCtaatgaggaagaagaggacCCCAGCAATGGCT TGTCCCGTGGTCAAGGTGCTGCGGCAGCCCAGCAGGGTGGATATGAGATCCCAGCAAGATTGCGGACGTTGCACAACCTGGTGATTCAGTATGCAGCCCAGGGTCGCTATGAGGTGGCCGTGCCACTCTGTAAGCAGGCACTAGAGGACCTGGAGCGCACCTCAGGCCGGGGCCACCCTGATGTTGCCACCATGCTCAACATCCTTGCTTTGGTGTATCG GGACCAGAATAAGTATAAGGAAGCTGCCCACCTGCTGAATGATGCCCTCAGCATCCGGGAGAGCACCCTGGGCCCGGACCATCCTGCT GTGGCTGCCACGCTCAACAATTTGGCTGTGCTCTATGGCAAAAGGGGTAAATACAAGGAGGCGGAGCCTCTGTGCCAGCGGGCACTGGAGATTCGAGAAAAG GTCCTGGGCACTAACCACCCAGATGTGGCAAAGCAGCTGAACAACCTGGCCCTCTTGTGCCAAAACCAGGGCAAGTATGAGGCTGTGGAACGCCACTACCAGCGAGCACTGGCCATCTATGAGGGGCAGCTGGGGCCAGACAACCCTAATGTAGCCCGGACCAAGAACAACCTG GCTTCCTGTTACCTGAAACAGGGCAAATATGCTGAGGCTGAGACACTATACAAAGAGATCCTGACCCGTGCCCATGTGCAGGAGTTTGGGTCTGTGGATG ATGACCACAAGCCCATCTGGATGCATGCAGAGGAGCGGGAGGAAATGAGCAAA AGCCGGCACCATGAGGGTGGCACACCCTATGCTGAGTATGGAGGCTGGTACAAGGCCTGCAAAGTGAGCAG CCCCACAGTGAACACTACCCTGAGAAACCTGGGAGCTCTGTATAGGCGCCAGGGAAAGCTGGAGGCCGCTGAGACCCTGGAGGAATGTGCTCTGCGGTCCCGGAAACAG gGCACTGACCCTATCAGCCAGACCAAGGTGGCCGAGCTGCTTGGAGAGAGTGACAGTAGAAGGACCTCCCAGGAGGGCCCTGGGGACAGTGTGAAATTCGAGGGAGGTGAAGATGCTTCTGTGGCTGTGGAGTGGTCAGGG GATGGCAGTGGGACCCTGCAGAGGAGTGGCTCTCTGGGCAAGATCCGGGATGTGCTCCGCAGAAGCAGTGAACTCCTAGTGAGGAAGCTCCAGGGGACTGAGCCTCGGCCCTCCAG CAGCAACATGAAGCGAGCAGCCTCCCTGAACTATCTGAACCAACCTAGAGCAGCACCCCTCCAG GTCTCCCGGGGCCTCAGTGCCAGCACCATGGACCTCTCTTCAAGCAGTTGA